The segment ACATGATATCATCCGGAGGTGATAGTGAATGCGCCGAGGATATGGCCGGTCACGTTTCACGATGACTTCGATGCGGAATTCGATGCTCTGCCGATAGATGTTCAGGATGAATTGCTGGCGAGTGCCGATGCGTTGTCGAAGCTGGGCCCGGCTGCCGGGCGTCCTCACGTGGGGACGTTGAAGAATCCTAAACACCCGAACATGAAAGAGCTGCGTTTCAAGGCCAATAACGGGGCACAGGTGTGGCGCGCGGTCTTTGCTTTTGATACGAGGCGTGAGGCGGTCATTCTGGTTGCAGCGGCCAAGCAAGGTGTCGATGAGGACAAGTTTTACCGGGATTTGTTATTCAAGGCAAATGCACGCTACGAGCAACACCTCAACAAGCTGGATGTGGCGAAAGCGAGGCAGGGCAAGGGCCGGAGATGATTTTAGGAACAGGAGTTTGCCATGGGAAGAAGTTTGAACGACGTCATCGACAGTTTGCCGGCTGAGCGGCAGGCAAAAATTGCCGCTCTGTCCCAGGAAAAAATGCAGGAAATGATAGCGCATGCCGCTACGCTGACGGATTTCCGCAAGGCAGTGGGCAAGACCCAGGCGGAGGTCGCCAGGGAACTTGGGATTCAACAGCATGCTGTTTCCCAACTGGAAAAGCGTACCGATACCTATGTCTCGACCTTGCGCCGTTTCCTGCAATCGCTGGGCATGACATTGGAGCTGTCGGTTGTTGCGCAAAACGGCGTGCGTATCGAACTGCAGAATTTTCTACGCAGCCAGGAAGTTGAAGCCGATGTCAATGTCAAGGCAGTGCCTGCGCATTCAGCCGCGCCTGTCACCAAACCAGCAAGGAGAAAAGCAGGCGTGCCGCGCAAGCAGGCTGGCAACGCCTGAAGCCGCTTTATCCAGCAGCCAGTTGCACATCCCACCACGTGGGGAGCAGCTGGCGGATTTCCGGGCGCGAAAAACGGTCGTCGATCAGGTAGACGACGCCCTTGTCCGACTGGGTGCGGATGACCCTGCCGGCCGCCTGCACCACCTTTTGCATGCCCGGATACAGATACGTGTAGTCGTAGCCGGCGCCGAAGATGTCGCCCATGCGCTGGCGGATTTGCTCGTTGACGGGATTGATGTGCGGCAAACCGAGGGTGGCGATGAAGGCGCCGATCAGGCGCGCGCCGGGCAAGTCGATGCCTTCGCCGAAGGCGCCGCCGAGCACGGCAAAGCCGATGCCGCGCGTGTCCAGGCCGAAACGTCCGAGGAATTGCGCGCGGGCAGTATCGTCCATGCGGCGCGGCTGCTGCCAGATGGGAACGTCGGGGTAGTGCTGGGCAAACAGGGTGGCCGTCTTTTCCATGTAATCGAAGCTGCTGAAGAAGGCCAGGTAGTTGCCCGGCGTTTCCGCGTATTGCTTCGCCATCAGCTGGGCGATGGGCAGCAAGGAGGCGGCGCGGTGCTGGTAGCGCGTGGAAATCGTGTCGGCCACGCGCACGGACAATTGTTCCGCCTGGAATGGCGACTCCACGTCGACCCAGGCCGTGTCGGCCGGCATGCCCAGGGTGTCGCTGTAGTAATTCCACGGACTCAGGGTGGCGGAAAACAGGGCCGTGCTGTGGCTGGCCGCGAAGCGTTCCTTGAGAAACGGTGCCGGGACGATGTTGCGGATGCAGATGGTGGAGCCAGTGTCGGTTTTGCTGACGTCGAATAGCGAATGTTCGCCGAAGCTTTCCGCCAGGCGGTTGATCAGCAGCACGTCGAAATAAAAGCGCTGCAAGTCTTCGTCCAGGGCCGTGGCATGTTCGGCCATGTAGTCGCCGATGGCCGTCGCCACGCCTTGCAGGGCGCCAAAGAATTTCTCGGGCAAGGCCGCATGCACGTGGTAATCGCCATCCTGCTCTTTCAACAAAGCCGTCCACTGGCGCGACAGGCGGTCGAGCGGCTTTTTCAAGGTGTCGGGCGCGAACTTGCGCAGCATCTTCAGGTCGATCTGCGCCAGTTCGGCGGTATACATGCTGCGCGCGCGCGACACCATATTGTGCGCCTCGTCGACCAGCACATTGACTTTCCAGTCGTGGGCCAGCGTCATGCCGTACAGCATGGCGCTGAGGTCGAAATAGTAATTGTAGTCGCCGATGACGACGTCACTCCAGCGCGCCAGCTCCATGCCCAGGTAATAGGGGCAAATACCTTGCTGCAAGGCGATGGCGCGCACGGCTTCCTTGTCGAGGATCAAACCGCTGGCCAGCGCCACCTCGCGCGCCAGTGGCAGGCGGTCGTAAAAACCCTTGGCCAGCGGACACGATTCGCCATGGCAGGCTTTGTCCCTATGTTCGCAGGCGCTGGTCTTGGCGCTCAATTCCAGCACGCGTAGCGGCAGCAGCGGCGCGCTGTCCTTGAGGATGGCGCAGGCGTCGAGCGCCATCTGGCGGCCGGGCACCTTGGCGGCCAGGAAAAACAGTTTATCGAGGCCATGTGCGGCCGTCGCTTTCAACATGGGGAACAGGCTGCCCACCGTCTTGCCGATGCCGGTCGGCGCCTGCGCCAGCAAGCCGCAGCCGCGGCTGCTGGCCTTGTACATGGCTTCGGCCAATTGCCGCTGGCCCGGGCGAAAGTCCGCATGGGGGAAGGCCATGCTGGTGAGCTGCGCGTCGCGGCTGGCGCGGTGCGTCATTTCCTGCTCGGCCCAGTCGAGAAACAGGGCGCAATGCTGTTCGAAGAACAGGCGCAGCGCCTCGGCCGTGCACTCTTCGTGCATGACGGTTTCCTTCTGGCTCACGATATCGAAATACACGAGCGCCACGCGCAGCATGGGCAAGTTCAGTTGCTGGCACAGCAAGTGGCCGTAGATGCGCGCCTGTGCCCAGTGCAACTGGCGGTGGTTGGCGGGCATCTTGTCGAGTTCGCCCCGGTAGGTCTTGATCTCTTCCAGCTGGCGCCGCGCCGGGTCATAGCCATCGGCGCGTCCCCGCACGTGCAGGGGGCCGAAGTCGCCGGAAAGACTAATTTCACGCTGGTAATCGTCGTCGCGCCGGCCCGTGACGGTGGCGTGGCCGGCCATGCCTTCCTGCGCCGTGGGCGAGGGCGTGAAACGCAAGTCCAGGTCGCCCACCTTGGCCGTGAATTCGCACAGGGCGCGCACGGCGATCGTGTACTTCATGCCGCTCATGTGGCCACCTGCCACTGCAGGTAGCACACGCTGACGGGCATGGCGTGCTCGGCGCAATACGCGATCCAGCGCAGCTGGTTGTCTTGCAGGCGGTCGCCCGGACCCTTGACTTCGATCATCCGGTAGCGCTGTTCGGCCGGCCAGAACTGGATCAGGTCGGGAAAGCCGCTGCGGTTGCTTTTGATGTCGAGCAAGATGCGCTCGAACGCCTTCTTCAGGTGGACTGCCGGGATGCAGGCCAGCGCCAGGCCCAGCAAGCCGTCGTCCAGCACGTCCCAGCTGACGAAGGGCGAGACGATGCCGTGCTTGGCGGCAAGCGTGGCGCGGATGGCGGCGTGGTAGCGGCCGTCGTCCAGCTGCGACAGGCAGGCGGCAAAGTCCGTGCTGCGGCGCTGGTAAAAATCGGCGCTGTGCAAGTCGGCCGGGCCACGGTGGAACGGGTGGAAGAAGGCCCCCGGCATGGCCTTGAAAATGGCGGGCCAGCACAGCAGGCCGAACAGCGAGTTGATCAGGGTGTTTTCCACGTAATACACGGGCGCGCCATCCTGCATCAAATACTGCTGCACCACGCCTTCCACGTAACACGCCTGTTCAGGATAGGGCAGCAGCAGGTCGATGCGTTCCACGGCGGCCGCCGCGCTGGCCGCCTGTTTGGCATGACCCAGCTTGCGCCGCAAACGGGGCGCCATGCGCAGCAGCAATTGCTGTTCCGCTTCGCTTTCCGGCGCGGCCAGGGCGATCGTCAGGCGTTCGTAGGCCGCTTGCGGCTGTTCATCTTTTTCCAGCACGCGGATGGCGCGGCCCCGCGCGCCCGGATAGCGGCAATCGGCGTAGGCGCGGTAGGCGGCCGGCCAGTCCTGGCATTTTTCCAGGTGCTGGGCGATCTGGAAGCGCAGCTTGTCGCGCCGGCTGGCCAGCCAGGTATTGTCCTCGGCCAATGGCAGCGCCGCCAGTTCCCGCAGCACCTCGTCGGCCGGTGCGCTGTCGTTGTAGCGTTCGCGGCACTGGTGCAGCACTTCGTAGTGTTCGATATCCTGGCGCGTGCGAAACCCGCGCGATTGCGGCGAGAATTCCACTTTTTCGTATTGATACACGCCCAGGTCGGACAGCACGAATTCCGACCAGTCCTGGTGATAGTTGCCAAAATAAATCAGGCGCAGGCGGTCGCACAGCGCTTGCAGGCCGATGCGGTACAGCACGTCGCCGGAGGTCGGATACCATGCGGAAAACGGTTTATTTTCCCCATGCTGCTCGCGCAAGGCGTCCAGTTGCTCGGCCTTGCGCGCCGCTCTCAAGGGCGCGGCGAGGTCGAAGGCCTGGGCGACTTCCGCCTTCAGCAGCAGGTCGAACAGTTCTTCGAGCGAGATGACGGGATCGGCCACCACCCAGCCCGTCGCCAGCAGGGCCAGGGCCGCCGCGCGCGTGTCGCCGATTTCCGGGTAACTGAGTTTGCTGGCACGAAACAGGCAGCCCTTGCGCATGACGAGGCGCACGAACAGGGCGCGCGACGGCTGCGGCAGCGCGCCGAAGGCGGCGATGAACTGTGTTTCTTCCAGACTCAGCAGATCGGCGTAGCGCGCGCTGATCCAGCTCAGCACATCCTGGAAATTATCCAGATAGTACAGGGGATTTTCCAGGACTCTCAACATGGGGATGGCAATAGGGCAAGATGCAAGGTGATCGGTTTTACTGTGTTTATATACAGTTTAAACCTTCCGTCGCCGCTTGCCCAGCGATTTCATGTTCAGCCAGCCGTGCTGTAGGCAAAACCGCTGTCGAACTTTTCGTAGGGAATCAGTTCCGCGCGCAGGCTGGCCAGTTCCATATCGGTCAGCAAGCCCCGGTGCGCTTCCTTGCGTCCCTTCGGCAGCAGTACGTCGTAATCGACGATGTCCCTGGCCAGCAAGGCCTGCAGCACGTCGGCTTGCCGCGCCGTCAGGTAGCGTGCATGCGTGCCCAGGGTTTTCGTCAGTTGCTCCTTGAATGCCTCGTCGCTGACGCCGTTGTATGTATCCTGGTCCGCTATGCTGTTCAACAACATGTGAAGCAGGAAGTCTTGCAGGTTTTTCGCCAGGTAGCGGGCTTCATTCTCGTCGTGCCACAGCAGCACGATGGGCATCTCGCCGTCTTGCTCGCTTGACGCGAAAAAGCAGTAGTGGTCGCCCGCGCCCGTTTGCGCGAACGGGATGAACTGGAAGGCGGGATCGATCTGCCGGTAATCGTCCGTATCCAGCAAGGTTTCCGCTTCTGCGGCGACGGCCTCGATGTTGAGCAGTTCGAAATCGTCGGCATGCAGCAGCAGGGTGGGCCGCTCCGTCAAGGTGGGATAGACCAGCTTGTACCAGTCGGGCCCGTATTCGCCCACGGCCAGCATGCCGTCGCGCTCCAGTTGCCGATACAATGCGGGATAGGTGAAGCCGTGCTGCTGTTCAATTTCCGACAGTGTCATGTTTGTCCCGTTCAACGTGATTCGTGTGGGCATGATAGCCGA is part of the Janthinobacterium sp. 67 genome and harbors:
- a CDS encoding type II toxin-antitoxin system RelE/ParE family toxin, producing the protein MNAPRIWPVTFHDDFDAEFDALPIDVQDELLASADALSKLGPAAGRPHVGTLKNPKHPNMKELRFKANNGAQVWRAVFAFDTRREAVILVAAAKQGVDEDKFYRDLLFKANARYEQHLNKLDVAKARQGKGRR
- a CDS encoding XRE family transcriptional regulator yields the protein MNDVIDSLPAERQAKIAALSQEKMQEMIAHAATLTDFRKAVGKTQAEVARELGIQQHAVSQLEKRTDTYVSTLRRFLQSLGMTLELSVVAQNGVRIELQNFLRSQEVEADVNVKAVPAHSAAPVTKPARRKAGVPRKQAGNA
- a CDS encoding ATP-dependent DNA helicase, translated to MKYTIAVRALCEFTAKVGDLDLRFTPSPTAQEGMAGHATVTGRRDDDYQREISLSGDFGPLHVRGRADGYDPARRQLEEIKTYRGELDKMPANHRQLHWAQARIYGHLLCQQLNLPMLRVALVYFDIVSQKETVMHEECTAEALRLFFEQHCALFLDWAEQEMTHRASRDAQLTSMAFPHADFRPGQRQLAEAMYKASSRGCGLLAQAPTGIGKTVGSLFPMLKATAAHGLDKLFFLAAKVPGRQMALDACAILKDSAPLLPLRVLELSAKTSACEHRDKACHGESCPLAKGFYDRLPLAREVALASGLILDKEAVRAIALQQGICPYYLGMELARWSDVVIGDYNYYFDLSAMLYGMTLAHDWKVNVLVDEAHNMVSRARSMYTAELAQIDLKMLRKFAPDTLKKPLDRLSRQWTALLKEQDGDYHVHAALPEKFFGALQGVATAIGDYMAEHATALDEDLQRFYFDVLLINRLAESFGEHSLFDVSKTDTGSTICIRNIVPAPFLKERFAASHSTALFSATLSPWNYYSDTLGMPADTAWVDVESPFQAEQLSVRVADTISTRYQHRAASLLPIAQLMAKQYAETPGNYLAFFSSFDYMEKTATLFAQHYPDVPIWQQPRRMDDTARAQFLGRFGLDTRGIGFAVLGGAFGEGIDLPGARLIGAFIATLGLPHINPVNEQIRQRMGDIFGAGYDYTYLYPGMQKVVQAAGRVIRTQSDKGVVYLIDDRFSRPEIRQLLPTWWDVQLAAG
- a CDS encoding VRR-NUC domain-containing protein, with the translated sequence MLRVLENPLYYLDNFQDVLSWISARYADLLSLEETQFIAAFGALPQPSRALFVRLVMRKGCLFRASKLSYPEIGDTRAAALALLATGWVVADPVISLEELFDLLLKAEVAQAFDLAAPLRAARKAEQLDALREQHGENKPFSAWYPTSGDVLYRIGLQALCDRLRLIYFGNYHQDWSEFVLSDLGVYQYEKVEFSPQSRGFRTRQDIEHYEVLHQCRERYNDSAPADEVLRELAALPLAEDNTWLASRRDKLRFQIAQHLEKCQDWPAAYRAYADCRYPGARGRAIRVLEKDEQPQAAYERLTIALAAPESEAEQQLLLRMAPRLRRKLGHAKQAASAAAAVERIDLLLPYPEQACYVEGVVQQYLMQDGAPVYYVENTLINSLFGLLCWPAIFKAMPGAFFHPFHRGPADLHSADFYQRRSTDFAACLSQLDDGRYHAAIRATLAAKHGIVSPFVSWDVLDDGLLGLALACIPAVHLKKAFERILLDIKSNRSGFPDLIQFWPAEQRYRMIEVKGPGDRLQDNQLRWIAYCAEHAMPVSVCYLQWQVAT
- a CDS encoding SMI1/KNR4 family protein, with the translated sequence MTLSEIEQQHGFTYPALYRQLERDGMLAVGEYGPDWYKLVYPTLTERPTLLLHADDFELLNIEAVAAEAETLLDTDDYRQIDPAFQFIPFAQTGAGDHYCFFASSEQDGEMPIVLLWHDENEARYLAKNLQDFLLHMLLNSIADQDTYNGVSDEAFKEQLTKTLGTHARYLTARQADVLQALLARDIVDYDVLLPKGRKEAHRGLLTDMELASLRAELIPYEKFDSGFAYSTAG